One genomic segment of Centroberyx gerrardi isolate f3 chromosome 4, fCenGer3.hap1.cur.20231027, whole genome shotgun sequence includes these proteins:
- the LOC144538541 gene encoding E3 ubiquitin/ISG15 ligase TRIM25-like, which translates to MAQQGIQLDEAKFCCSICLDLLKDPVTIPCGHSYCMSCIKGCWDEEDQKKIHSCPQCRQTFIPRPVPVKSTMLAELVEEMKKTGLTAAPPDRCYAGPGDVACDVCTGRKLKALKSCLVCLASYCEQHLQPHYESSTFKKHKLVNPSQKLQENICSRHDEVMKMFCRTDQQCICYLCSVDEHKGHDIVSAAAERTERQKELGVSRQKIQQRLQDREKDLKVLQQEVKATNRSADKAVENSEKIFTELVRLIERRSSEVKEQIRSQQKAEASRAEELQEKLKQEIAELRRKDAELERLSHTEDHTHFLHSYPSLSRLSESTDFPSIDIRPLRYFEDVTAAVSEARDKLQDILTEEWPKISLAVTEVDVLLPQPEPKTRAEFLQYSRKITLDPNTAHTRLLLSEGNRKATCTEGEQSYSSHPDRFMYRFQVLSREGLTGRCYWEVEWSGVWGASIAVAYKDISRTAHECQFGYNDKSWALNDTSNCQFIHNSIKTPIPGPLSSRIGVYLDHKAGILSFYSISETMTLLHRVQTRFTQPLYPGFRLTGIAATVEFCKPQ; encoded by the coding sequence ATGGCGCAGCAAGGAATTCAGCTGGACGAGGCAAAATTCTGCTGTTCGATCtgtctggatctactgaaggatccggtgactattccctgtgggcacagctactgcatgagctgtattaaaggctgctgggatgaagaggatcagaagaaaatccacagctGCCCCCAGTGTAGACAGACCTTCATACCAAGGCCTGTCCCGGTGAAAAGTACCATGTTAGCAGAGTTGGTGGAGGAAATGAAGAAGACCGGACTTacagctgctcctcctgatcGCTGCTATGCCGGACCTGGAGATGTGGCCTGTGATGTCTGCACTGGGAGAAAGCTGAAAGCCCTCAAATCTtgcctggtgtgtctggcctcttactgtgagcagcacctccagcctcactaTGAATCCTCtacctttaaaaaacacaagctgGTCAATCCCTCCCAGAAGCTTCAGGAGAACATCTGCTCTCGTCATGACGAGGTGATGAAGATGTTCTGCCGTACTGATCAGCAGTGTATCTGTTATCTCTGCTCCGTGGATGAACATAAAGGCCACGACATagtctcagctgcagcagaaaggaccgagaggcagaaagagcttGGGGTGAGTCGGCAAAAAATCCAGCAGAGActccaggacagagagaaagacttgAAGGTGCTTCAACAGGAGGTGAAGGCTACGAATCGCTCTGCTGATAAAGCAGTGGAGAACAGCGAGAAGATCTTCACTGAGCTGGTCCGTCTCATTGAGAGAAGAAGCTCTGAGGTGAAGGAGCAGATCAGATCCCAGCAGAAAGCGGAAGCGAGTCGGGCCGAAGAACttcaggagaagctgaagcaggagatcgctgagctgaggaggaaagacgctgagctggagcggctctcacacacagaggatcacacacattttctacaCAGTTACCCCTCGCTGTCACGTCTCAGTGAATCTACAGACTTTCCCAGCATCGATATCCGTCCTCTGCGCTACTTTGAGgatgtgactgcagctgtgtcagaggccagAGATAAACTACAGGACATTCTTACAGAGGAATGGCCTAAGATCTCATTGGcagtgactgaagtggatgTTTTACTGCCACAACCAGAGCCCAAGACCAGAGCTGAATTCTTACAATATTCACGGAAAATCACACTggatccaaacacagcacacacacgtcTGTTATTATCTGAGGGGAACAGAAAAGCAACATGTACAGAAGGAGAACAGTCATATTCTAGTCACCCAGACAGATTCATGTACAGGTTCCAGGTCCTGAgtagagagggtctgactggacgttgttactgggaggtggagtggagtggtGTGTGGGGAGCTTCAATAGCAGTCGCATATAAGGATATTAGCAGAACAGCGCATGAATGTCAATTTGGATACAATGACAAGTCTTGGGCATTAAATGATACTAGTAACTGTCAATTCATACATAACAGTATCAAAACTCCCATCCCAGGCCCTCTGTCCTCCAGAATAGGAGTGTACCTGGATCACAAGGCAGgtattctgtccttctacagcatctctgaaaccatgactctcctccacagagtccagaccAGATTCACTCAGCCTCTCTATCCTGGATTTAGGCTTACTGGTATTGCAGCCACTGTGGAGTTCTGTAAGCCCCAATAG
- the LOC144538567 gene encoding tripartite motif-containing protein 16-like: MAQQGIQLDQAKFCCSICLDLLKDPVTIPCGHSYCMSCIKGCWDEEDQKKIHSCPQCRQTFIPRPVPVKSTMLAELVEEMKKTGLTAAPPDRCYAGPGDVACDVCTGRKLKALKSCLVCLASYCEQHLQPHYESSTFKKHKLVNPSQKLQENICSRHDEVMKMFCRTDQQCICYLCSVDEHKGHDTVSAAAERTERQKELGVSQQKIQQRIQDREKAVKVLHHKMKATNCSADKAVEDSEKIFTELVRLIEKRSSEVKEQIRSRQKAEASRAEELQEKLKQEIAELRRKDAELERLSHTEDHTHFLHSYPSLSRLSESTDFPSIDIRPLRYFEDVTAAVSEARDKLQDILTEEWTKISLAVTEVDVLLPQPEPKTRADFLQYSRQITLDPNTAHTRLLLSEGNRKATCTEGEQSYSSHPDRFMYRFQVLSREGLTGRCYWEVEWSGVCGVSIAVAYKDISRTAHECQFGYNDKSWALNDTSNCQFIHNSIKTPIPGPLSSRIGVYLDHKAGILSFYSISETMTLLHRVQTRFTQPLYPGFRLTGIAATVEFCKPQ; the protein is encoded by the coding sequence ATGGCGCAGCAAGGAATTCAGCTGGACCAGGCAAAATTCTGCTGTTCGATCtgtctggatctactgaaggatccggtgactattccctgtgggcacagctactgcatgagctgtattaaaggctgctgggatgaagaggatcagaagaaaatccacagctGCCCCCAGTGCAGACAGACCTTCATACCAAGGCCTGTCCCGGTGAAAAGTACCATGTTAGCAGAGTTGGTGGAGGAAATGAAGAAGACCGGACTTacagctgctcctcctgatcGCTGCTATGCCGGACCTGGAGATGTGGCCTGTGATGTCTGCACTGGGAGAAAGCTGAAAGCCCTCAAATCTtgcctggtgtgtctggcctcttactgtgagcagcacctccagcctcactaTGAATCCTCtacctttaaaaaacacaagctgGTCAATCCCTCCCAGAAGCTTCAGGAGAACATCTGCTCTCGTCATGACGAGGTGATGAAGATGTTCTGCCGTACTGATCAGCAGTGTATCTGTTATCTCTGCTCCGTGGATGAACATAAAGGCCACGACAcagtctcagctgcagcagaaaggaccgagaggcagaaagagctcGGGGTGAGTCAGCAAAAAATCCAGCAGAGAatccaggacagagagaaagccgTGAAAGTGCTTCATCACAAGATGAAGGCTACGAATTGCTCTGCTGATAAAGCAGTGGAGGACAGTGAGAAGATCTTCACTGAGCTGGTCCGTCTCATTGAGAAAAGAAGCTCTGAGGTGAAGGAGCAGATCAGATCCCGGCAGAAAGCGGAAGCGAGTCGGGCCGAAGAACttcaggagaagctgaagcaggagatcgctgagctgaggaggaaagacgctgagctggagcggctctcacacacagaggatcacacacattttctacaCAGTTACCCCTCGCTGTCACGTCTCAGTGAATCTACAGACTTTCCCAGCATCGATATCCGTCCTCTGCGCTACTTTGAGgatgtgactgcagctgtgtcagaggccagAGATAAACTACAGGACATTCTTACAGAGGAATGGACTAAGATCTCATTGGcagtgactgaagtggatgTTTTACTGCCACAACCAGAGCCCAAGACCAGAGCTGACTTCTTACAATATTCACGGCAAATCACACTggatccaaacacagcacacacacgtcTGTTATTATCTGAGGGGAACAGAAAAGCAACATGTACAGAAGGAGAACAGTCATATTCTAGTCACCCAGACAGATTCATGTACAGGTTCCAGGTCCTGAgtagagagggtctgactggacgttgttactgggaggtggagtggagtggtgtgtgtggagTTTCAATAGCAGTCGCATATAAGGATATTAGCAGAACAGCGCATGAATGTCAATTTGGATACAATGACAAGTCTTGGGCATTAAATGATACTAGTAACTGTCAATTCATACATAACAGTATCAAAACTCCCATCCCAGGCCCTCTGTCCTCCAGAATAGGAGTGTACCTGGATCACAAGGCAGgtattctgtccttctacagcatctctgaaaccatgactctcctccacagagtccagaccAGATTCACTCAGCCTCTCTATCCTGGATTTAGGCTTACTGGTATTGCAGCCACTGTGGAGTTCTGTAAGCCCCAATAG
- the LOC144538566 gene encoding tripartite motif-containing protein 16-like, with amino-acid sequence MAQQGIQLDQAKFCCSICLDLLKDPVTIPCGHSYCMSCIKGCWDEEDQKKIHSCPQCRQTFTPRPVLVKNTMFAELVEELKKTGLTAAPPDRCYAGPGDVACDFCTGRKLKALKSCLVCLASYCEQHLQPHYESSTFKKHKLVDPSQKLQENICSRHDEVMKMFCRTDQQCICYLCSVDEHKGHDTVSAAAERTERQKELGVSQQKIQQRIQDREKDVKVLQQKMKATNRSADKAVEDSEKIFTELVRLIEKRSSEVKEQIRSKQKAEASRAEELQEKLKQEIAELRRKDAELEQLSHTEDHTHFLHSYPSLSRLSESTDFPSIDIRPLRYFEDVTAAVSEARDKLQGILTEEWTKISLAVTEVDVLPPQPEPKTRADFLQYSCQITLDPNTANTRVLLSEGNRKATCTAEEQSYFSHPDRFMERRQVLSREGLTGRCYWEVQWSGLLGVSIAVAYKDISRTGNECRFGYNDKSWALNYTLFNYQFIHNSIKTPISGPLSSRIGVYLDHKAGILSFYSVSETMTLLHRVQTRFTQPLYPGFGLSGFGVTVELCKLK; translated from the exons ATGGCGCAGCAAGGAATTCAGCTGGACCAGGCAAAATTCTGCTGTTCGATCtgtctggatctactgaaggatccggtgactattccctgtgggcacagctactgcatgagctgtattaaaggctgctgggatgaagaggatcagaagaaaatccacagctGCCCCCAGTGCAGACAGACCTTCACACCAAGGCCTGTCCTGGTGAAAAATACCATGTTTGCAGAGTTGGTGGAGGAACTGAAGAAGACCGGACTTacagctgctcctcctgatcGCTGCTATGCCGGACCTGGAGATGTGGCCTGTGATTTCTGCACTGGGAGAAAGCTGAAAGCCCTCAAGTCCtgtctggtgtgtctggcctcttactgtgagcagcacctccagcctcactaTGAATCCTCtacctttaaaaaacacaagctgGTCGATCCCTCCCAGAAGCTTCAGGAGAACATCTGCTCTCGTCATGACGAGGTGATGAAGATGTTCTGCCGTACTGATCAGCAGTGTATCTGTTATCTCTGCTCCGTGGATGAACATAAAGGCCACGACACggtctcagctgcagcagaaaggaccgagaggcagaaagagctcGGGGTGAGTCAGCAAAAAATCCAGCAGAGAatccaggacagagagaaagacgtgaAGGTGCTTCAACAGAAGATGAAGGCTACGAATCGCTCTGCTGATAAAGCAGTGGAGGACAGTGAGAAGATCTTCACTGAGCTGGTCCGTCTCATTGAGAAAAGAAGCTCTGAGGTGaaggagcagatcagatcaAAGCAGAAAGCGGAAGCGAGTCGGGCCGAAGAACttcaggagaagctgaagcaggagatcgctgagctgaggaggaaagacgctgagctggagcagctctcacacacagaggatcacaCCCATTTTCTACACAGTTACCCCTCGCTGTCACGTCTCAGTGAATCTACAGACTTTCCCAGCATCGATATCCGTCCTCTGCGCTACTTTGAGgatgtgactgcagctgtgtcagaggccagAGATAAACTACAGGGCATTCTTACAGAGGAATGGACTAAGATCTCATTGGcagtgactgaagtggatgTTTTACCGCCACAACCAGAGCCCAAGACCAGAGCTGACTTCTTACAATATTCATGTCAAATCACACTggatccaaacacagcaaacacacgtGTGTTATTATCTGAGGGGAACAGAAAAGCAACATGTACAGCAGAAGAACAGTCATATTTTAGTCACCCAGACAGATTCATGGAAAGGCGCCAGGTCCTGAgtagagagggtctgactggaCGTTGTTACTGGGAGGTGCAGTGGAGTGGTTTGTTGGGAGTTTCAATAGCAGTCGCATATAAGGATATTAGCAGAACAGGGAATGAATGTCGATTTGGATACAATGACAAGTCTTGGGCATTAAATTATACCCTCTTTAATTATCAATTCATACATAACAGTATCAAAACTCCCATCTCAGGCCCTCTGTCCTCCAGAATAGGAGTGTACCTGGATCACAAGGCAGgtattctgtccttctacagcgtctctgaaaccatgactctcctccacagagtccagaccAGATTCACTCAGCCTCTCTATCCTGGATTTGG GCTTTCTGGTTTTGGAGTCACTGTGGAGCTCTGTAAGCTCAAATAG
- the LOC144538565 gene encoding tripartite motif-containing protein 16-like → MAQQGIQLDQAKFCCSICLDLLKDPVTIPCGHSYCMSCIKGCWDEEDQKKIHSCPQCRQTFTPRPVLVKNTMLAELVEELKKTGLTAAPPDRCYAGPGDVACDFCTGRKLKALKSCLQCLASYCEQHLQPHYESSTFKKHKLVDPSEKLQENICSRHDEVMKMFCRTDQQCICYLCSVDEHKGHDTVSAAAERTERQKELGVSRQKIQQTIQDREKDMKVLQQEVKATNRSADKAVKDSEKIFTELVHLIEKRSSEVKEQIRSKQKVEASRAEELQKKLKQEIAELRRKDAELEQLSHTEDHTHFLHSYPSLSRLSESTDFPSIDIRPLRYFEDVTAAVSEARDKLQDILTEEWTKISWAVTEVDVVLPQPEPKTRAEFLQYSCQITLDPNTAHTRLLLSEGNRKATFTAEEQSYSSHPDRFMYRVQVLSREGLTGRCYWEVEWSGVWGVSIAVAYKDISRTGDECQFGYNDKSWALDYTIYRNWQFIHNSIKTPISGPRSSRIGVYLDHKAGILSFYSISETMTLLHRVQTRFTQPLYPGFRLTGIAATVEFCKPQ, encoded by the coding sequence ATGGCGCAGCAAGGAATTCAGCTGGACCAGGCAAAATTCTGCTGTTCGATCtgtctggatctactgaaggatccggtgactattccctgtgggcacagctactgcatgagctgtattaaaggctgctgggatgaagaggatcagaagaaaatccacagctGCCCCCAGTGCAGACAGACCTTCACACCAAGGCCTGTCCTGGTGAAAAATACCATGTTAGCAGAGTTGGTGGAGGAACTGAAGAAGACCGGACTTacagctgctcctcctgatcGCTGCTATGCCGGACCTGGAGATGTGGCCTGTGATTTCTGCACTGGGAGAAAGCTGAAAGCCCTCAAGTCCTGCCTGCAGTGTCTGGCCTCTTACTGtgagcagcacctccagcctcactaTGAATCCTCtacctttaaaaaacacaagctgGTCGATCCCTCTGAGAAGCTTCAGGAGAACATCTGCTCTCGTCATGACGAGGTGATGAAGATGTTCTGCCGTACTGATCAGCAGTGTATCTGTTATCTCTGCTCCGTGGATGAACATAAAGGCCACGACAcagtctcagctgcagcagaaaggaccgagaggcagaaagagctcGGGGTGAGCCGGCAGAAAATCCAGCAGACAatccaggacagagagaaagacatgaagGTGCTTCAACAGGAGGTGAAGGCTACGAATCGCTCTGCTGATAAAGCAGTGAAGGACAGCGAGAAGATCTTCACTGAGCTGGTCCATCTCATTGAGAAAAGAAGCTCTGAGGTGaaggagcagatcagatcaAAGCAGAAAGTGGAAGCGAGTCGGGCCGAAGAACTTCAGaagaagctgaagcaggagatcgctgagctgaggaggaaagacgctgagctggagcagctctcacacacagaggatcacacacattttctacaCAGTTACCCCTCGCTGTCACGTCTCAGTGAATCTACAGACTTTCCCAGCATCGATATCCGTCCTCTGCGCTACTTTGAGgatgtgactgcagctgtgtcagaggccagAGATAAACTACAGGACATTCTTACAGAGGAATGGACTAAGATCTCATGGGcagtgactgaagtggatgTTGTACTGCCACAACCAGAGCCCAAGACCAGAGCTGAATTCTTACAATATTCATGTCAAATCACACTggatccaaacacagcacacacacgtcTGTTATTATCTGAGGGGAACAGAAAAGCAACATTTACAGCAGAAGAACAGTCATATTCTAGTCACCCAGACAGATTCATGTACAGGGTCCAGGTCCTGAgtagagagggtctgactggacgttgttactgggaggtggagtggagtggtGTGTGGGGAGTTTCAATAGCAGTCGCATATAAGGATATTAGCAGAACTGGGGATGAATGTCAATTTGGATACAATGACAAGTCTTGGGCATTAGATTATACTATTTACCGTAATTGGCAATTCATACATAACAGTATCAAAACTCCCATCTCAGGCCCTCGGTCATCCAGAATAGGAGTGTACCTGGATCACAAGGCAGgtattctgtccttctacagcatctctgaaaccatgactctcctccacagagtccagaccAGATTCACTCAGCCTCTCTATCCTGGATTTAGGCTTACTGGTATTGCAGCCACTGTGGAGTTCTGTAAGCCCCAATAG
- the LOC139924392 gene encoding tripartite motif-containing protein 16-like isoform X1 has translation MAQQGIQLDQAKFCCSICLDLLKDPVTIPCGHSYCMSCIKGCWDEEDQKKIHSCPQCRQTFTPRPVLVKNTMFAELVEELKKTGLTAAPPDRCYAGPGDVACDFCTGRKLKALKSCLQCLASYCEQHLQPHYESSTFKKHKLVDPSQKLQENICSRHDEVMKMFCRTDQQCICYLCSVDEHKGHDTVSAAAERTERQKELGVSRQKIQQRIQDREKDVKVLQQKMKAMNRSADKAVKDSEKIFTELVRLIEKRSSEVKEQIRSKQKVEASRAEELQKKLKQEIAELRRKDAELEQLSHTEDHTHFLHSYPSLSRLSESTDFPSIDIRPLRYFEDVTAAVSEARDKLQDILTEEWTKISWAVTEVDVLLPQPQPKTRAEFLQYSCQITLDPNTAHTLLLLSEGNRKATCTAEEQSYSSHPDRFMERRQVLSREGLTGRCYWEVEWSGVCGVSIAVAYKDISRTGNECQFGYNDKSWALNYTLFNYQFIHNSIKTPTRGPLSSRIGVYLDHKAGILSFYRVSETMTLLHRVQTRFTQPLYPGFEIFGLFGVPGATVEFCKLK, from the coding sequence ATGGCGCAGCAAGGAATTCAGCTGGACCAGGCAAAATTCTGCTGTTCGATCtgtctggatctactgaaggatccggtgactattccctgtgggcacagctactgcatgagctgtattaaaggctgctgggatgaagaggatcagaagaaaatccacagctGCCCCCAGTGCAGACAGACCTTCACACCAAGGCCTGTCCTGGTGAAAAATACCATGTTTGCAGAGTTGGTGGAGGAACTGAAGAAGACCGGACTTacagctgctcctcctgatcGCTGCTATGCCGGACCTGGAGATGTGGCCTGTGATTTCTGCACTGGGAGAAAGCTGAAAGCCCTCAAGTCCTGCCTGCAGTGTCTGGCCTCTTACTGtgagcagcacctccagcctcactaTGAATCCTCtacctttaaaaaacacaagctgGTCGATCCCTCCCAGAAGCTTCAGGAGAACATCTGCTCTCGTCATGACGAGGTGATGAAGATGTTCTGCCGTACTGATCAGCAGTGTATCTGTTATCTCTGCTCCGTGGATGAACATAAAGGCCACGACACggtctcagctgcagcagaaaggaccgagaggcagaaagagctcGGGGTGAGTCGGCAAAAAATCCAGCAGAGAatccaggacagagagaaagacgtgaAGGTGCTTCAACAGAAGATGAAGGCTATGAATCGCTCTGCTGATAAAGCAGTGAAGGACAGTGAGAAGATCTTCACTGAGCTGGTCCGTCTCATTGAGAAAAGAAGCTCTGAGGTGaaggagcagatcagatcaAAGCAGAAAGTGGAAGCGAGTCGGGCCGAAGAACTTCAGaagaagctgaagcaggagatcgctgagctgaggaggaaagacgctgagctggagcagctctcacacacagaggatcacacacattttctacaCAGTTACCCCTCGCTGTCACGTCTCAGTGAATCTACAGACTTTCCCAGCATCGATATCCGTCCTCTGCGCTACTTTGAGgatgtgactgcagctgtgtcagaggccagAGATAAACTACAGGACATTCTTACAGAGGAATGGACTAAGATCTCATGGGcagtgactgaagtggatgTTTTACTGCCACAACCACAGCCCAAGACCAGAGCTGAATTCTTACAATATTCATGTCAAATCACACTggatccaaacacagcacacacacttctgttatTATCTGAGGGGAACAGAAAAGCAACATGTACAGCAGAAGAACAGTCATATTCTAGTCACCCAGACAGATTCATGGAAAGGCGCCAGGTCCTGAgtagagagggtctgactggacgttgttactgggaggtggagtggagtggtgtgtgtggagTTTCAATAGCAGTCGCATATAAGGATATTAGCAGAACAGGGAATGAATGTCAATTTGGATACAATGACAAGTCTTGGGCATTAAATTATACCCTCTTTAATTATCAATTCATACATAACAGTATCAAAACTCCCACCCGAGGCCCTCTGTCCTCCAGAATAGGAGTGTACCTGGATCACAAGGCAGgtattctgtccttctacagagtctctgaaaccatgactctcctccacagagtccagaccAGATTCACTCAGCCTCTCTATCCTGGATTTGAGATTTTTGGGTTGTTTGGTGTTCCTGGAGCCACTGTGGAGTTCTGTAAGCTCAAATAG
- the LOC139924392 gene encoding tripartite motif-containing protein 16-like isoform X2, with translation MAQQGIQLDQAKFCCSICLDLLKDPVTIPCGHSYCMSCIKGCWDEEDQKKIHSCPQCRQTFTPRPVLVKNTMFAELVEELKKTGLTAAPPDRCYAGPGDVACDFCTGRKLKALKSCLQCLASYCEQHLQPHYESSTFKKHKLVDPSQKLQENICSRHDEVMKMFCRTDQQCICYLCSVDEHKGHDTVSAAAERTERQKELGVSRQKIQQRIQDREKDVKVLQQKMKAMNRSADKAVKDSEKIFTELVRLIEKRSSEVKEQIRSKQKVEASRAEELQKKLKQEIAELRRKDAELEQLSHTEDHTHFLHSYPSLSRLSESTDFPSIDIRPLRYFEDVTAAVSEARDKLQDILTEEWTKISWAVTEVDVLLPQPQPKTRAEFLQYSCQITLDPNTAHTLLLLSEGNRKATCTAEEQSYSSHPDRFMERRQVLSREGLTGRCYWEVEWSGVCGVSIAVAYKDISRTGNECQFGYNDKSWALNYTLFNYQFIHNSIKTPTRGPLSSRIGVYLDHKAGILSFYRVSETMTLLHRVQTRFTQPLYPGFEIFGLVKKSAVQMSSLLL, from the exons ATGGCGCAGCAAGGAATTCAGCTGGACCAGGCAAAATTCTGCTGTTCGATCtgtctggatctactgaaggatccggtgactattccctgtgggcacagctactgcatgagctgtattaaaggctgctgggatgaagaggatcagaagaaaatccacagctGCCCCCAGTGCAGACAGACCTTCACACCAAGGCCTGTCCTGGTGAAAAATACCATGTTTGCAGAGTTGGTGGAGGAACTGAAGAAGACCGGACTTacagctgctcctcctgatcGCTGCTATGCCGGACCTGGAGATGTGGCCTGTGATTTCTGCACTGGGAGAAAGCTGAAAGCCCTCAAGTCCTGCCTGCAGTGTCTGGCCTCTTACTGtgagcagcacctccagcctcactaTGAATCCTCtacctttaaaaaacacaagctgGTCGATCCCTCCCAGAAGCTTCAGGAGAACATCTGCTCTCGTCATGACGAGGTGATGAAGATGTTCTGCCGTACTGATCAGCAGTGTATCTGTTATCTCTGCTCCGTGGATGAACATAAAGGCCACGACACggtctcagctgcagcagaaaggaccgagaggcagaaagagctcGGGGTGAGTCGGCAAAAAATCCAGCAGAGAatccaggacagagagaaagacgtgaAGGTGCTTCAACAGAAGATGAAGGCTATGAATCGCTCTGCTGATAAAGCAGTGAAGGACAGTGAGAAGATCTTCACTGAGCTGGTCCGTCTCATTGAGAAAAGAAGCTCTGAGGTGaaggagcagatcagatcaAAGCAGAAAGTGGAAGCGAGTCGGGCCGAAGAACTTCAGaagaagctgaagcaggagatcgctgagctgaggaggaaagacgctgagctggagcagctctcacacacagaggatcacacacattttctacaCAGTTACCCCTCGCTGTCACGTCTCAGTGAATCTACAGACTTTCCCAGCATCGATATCCGTCCTCTGCGCTACTTTGAGgatgtgactgcagctgtgtcagaggccagAGATAAACTACAGGACATTCTTACAGAGGAATGGACTAAGATCTCATGGGcagtgactgaagtggatgTTTTACTGCCACAACCACAGCCCAAGACCAGAGCTGAATTCTTACAATATTCATGTCAAATCACACTggatccaaacacagcacacacacttctgttatTATCTGAGGGGAACAGAAAAGCAACATGTACAGCAGAAGAACAGTCATATTCTAGTCACCCAGACAGATTCATGGAAAGGCGCCAGGTCCTGAgtagagagggtctgactggacgttgttactgggaggtggagtggagtggtgtgtgtggagTTTCAATAGCAGTCGCATATAAGGATATTAGCAGAACAGGGAATGAATGTCAATTTGGATACAATGACAAGTCTTGGGCATTAAATTATACCCTCTTTAATTATCAATTCATACATAACAGTATCAAAACTCCCACCCGAGGCCCTCTGTCCTCCAGAATAGGAGTGTACCTGGATCACAAGGCAGgtattctgtccttctacagagtctctgaaaccatgactctcctccacagagtccagaccAGATTCACTCAGCCTCTCTATCCTGGATTTGAGATTTTTGG TTTGGTTAAgaaaagtgcagtacaaatgtcatcattattgttATAA